The Aricia agestis chromosome 3, ilAriAges1.1, whole genome shotgun sequence genome includes the window TGAGATGGGGCTTTGTTTGTCGTTCGACTGCGGCGATTGTGATGTCTGCTGTAACCCGTGCTGCCTGGCGCTGAGCGCGTGCTGCCTCGTGCCGTGTCTGTGTCCCAACGCGTGCGGCCAGCAGCAGCCGCCGCCGCACCAGACCGTGGTCGTCCAGCATCCCCCGCAGGCGGGTGGACCTGGCTTCTACCCCCCTCCGCCTGGACCCCCACCTGGAGCGTACCCCCACCCGCCTGGAGGCTACCCCCCACCCGGGGGCTACCCACATCCCCAGCCCTACCACGACCCGTACGCGCCCCAGCCCATGTATAGATGAGAAGGATTTCGCAATAATTAAGGTACGTTTCGCTTCGCTGATTCATCTCGGGGACTTTTATTGTTTGCTGcacttattattgtattgtttgcGCTTTTGCCTGTCGTTTCTACTAATTTTCTTATCGTCTATACACGTACCTACATCTTGTTTACTCTTAGTCATAACTTTTTGTCAATACCAGTTTACTGGTTACCAATGTCCAATGCGTAGCCCGTAGGGCGGATATGTAGAGACATATTTATATGTGGAGGAGATGAAGCAGTCTCTAAGGGTGGGTTAGGTTAgtactttaactacaatgcaaaatgtcaaatctttggttaaatttaaaaattgacgCCATCAAGACCCCATGTTTaaccataagtcataaccatagagctcaacaaggctttaaatgcacgtggcgaaaaaaggaactaacgttgtcatcatacaaaaacgcaatttttgacagttctcctttaccagcagcgccctcgcccacgttcttatcttatcttatatctttaaacgagcaattcttcaatatatatatatatatatatatatatatatatatatatatatatatatatatatatatatactatctatattaatattataaagaggtaaactttgtttgtttgtttaattgtaatgaataggctcaaaaactactggaccgatttaaaaaattctttcttcattcgaaagctacattattaacgagtaacataggctactttttattttggaaaatatagggttccgtaagatatttgaaCTGAACTTTCACGAATAtatcaagactaaaattagccaaatcgtttCATCAGTTTTCGCATTTTAGCACGACTAACAAAATTTAGAATGATTTGTAAGTGTTGTGCGTAAGATTTTTGATAAAGCCCTTATTTAAAGCATTTTCTCTACGTTTTTCCCCTAATACATGCCGATATCACAGTTCACACGCCTAAATtgctaatttgacatttttttgtaaacacCTATGCAAACTATTTTCTCTACTTACATCCTTTTCCCTAATAcggtgtgtaacaaaaataagtgataatacttagggtgtgtacgtgttccttgtagagagttcactgtgaaagtagcaactctgaaagacgaacattttttttttcacttttgtacgggcaagggcccgagcgtcacgactcacgagtttccccatacaaaaaaaaatttggtctttcagcgctgctactttcacagtgaactctctacaaggaacatgtacacaccctaaagtattatcacttattttgttacatcctgtatatgcCGACTTCTCATGCGCGTAAATTGGCAAAAATGACgtagttaaaataatataattatattattttaacttgaCGAGGCTTAAGTTGTAAGCCTTGGAATGGTGACGAAGGCATTGAGACATCGTCTCGCTTGACCGATACCGATTTCCTACCGGTTGTTATCATTGTCATTTTCCAGTTGTGACGAATCATTGCTTGTTGCTTATCAACAATTTCCTTTTACAATATCTTACTCGCAAGTCGCAAGTCGCACGTTAAAATTTTGCATAAGTACTTTTGGCAGAGTAGACCTAGTGGCTAGTACTATTTGGTTTACTAATTGTTTGTTTTtcaactttttgtttttgttttagcgtGTCGTATGTTTAAATTTAGGATCGCCAAGAATATGTCAAATCTGCTTTAGGGTtggttatttttaaaaattgccGAACACGTATgccgtatctataaggattcaagagttctgtacagcaccttcggaaccagggtattacttcggcgcaaattcttatttattggtagtttaagcttgaaatccttcagaaaaacgtaaaataacTATGTGTTTcaatataaatttcaaggagtcccatcgatttctcatggattgcatcatcagatcaccacttttataatCATGTTACTAAATTTGGGCTACATCCCATTCAACAACAAAAGGATTTTGGAAATCGGCCCACAAATGGCGGAGTATTCAGCgaacaattataaaaaaaatgaaatacatcctcctccttttcggaagtcggttaaaaagtagccttagttattccttactacagcagctatctgccaaaaaaagtcccgtcacaATCGCTCCaaccatttcagagattagccggaacaaacagaccgacagacagacagacagacagacagacagacagacatacagacaaaaattaaaaaaaaaaattgttttaatgtatgtagcatatatacattcatatgcatctagtaaaaaacagttctttcaatattacaaacactccaattttatttatatgtatagatgtatagattataaaaCATGTAGGTCTACTACTAAACATACCTATAACGAAGCTAGTCACAtaccttatcttatatctttaaacgagcaattcttgtatatatataaatatactagctgttgcccgcgacttcgtccgcgtggacttcagtttatagcgcgcgatgtcaacaaaattggtgtcaaaagcttttataaaaaaaccctggtaccccttaaatcaatacagctgtgcagtgtgcaaacaataagtacttcatttttttatgttaaactttatatattatgccaaattttaaagcttatttagccccccaattacacaactttacccataaactatttatcattgataggtttagccccaatttcaccaacgtctgttagtgttaacagcttgtt containing:
- the LOC121725284 gene encoding cysteine-rich and transmembrane domain-containing protein 1-like isoform X2, which produces MGLCLSFDCGDCDVCCNPCCLALSACCLVPCLCPNACGQQQPPPHQTVVVQHPPQAGGPGFYPPPPGPPPGAYPHPPGGYPPPGGYPHPQPYHDPYAPQPMMGCNISCRPCCCCCVPCLCCECCSDPPRPHVVHHHHVDVINMPPRPPPGGYGPPPPYR
- the LOC121725284 gene encoding proline-rich antigen-like isoform X1, with product MGLCLSFDCGDCDVCCNPCCLALSACCLVPCLCPNACGQQQPPPHQTVVVQHPPQAGGPGFYPPPPGPPPGAYPHPPGGYPPPGGYPHPQPYHDPYAPQPMYR